Proteins encoded together in one Macadamia integrifolia cultivar HAES 741 chromosome 8, SCU_Mint_v3, whole genome shotgun sequence window:
- the LOC122085709 gene encoding protein SENSITIVE TO PROTON RHIZOTOXICITY 2-like, with the protein MIAGAASCFQNSSQGLQMYGLTDNTSASMETSSGAETHSSAFLYSLSILKDKVHQVQSLAGVIISPNHHHSQPESEAIAIASMGTLIQEIMVTASSMMFNCQQLAVGASPVTNQSSHEMHHQRCATKVPTGSGTTHEAQTAQIGEEGGRCFFTSENLDWYADNYHNNTSSSNNGHSNHGNTTTNNNNHHHRNTISTITTATAATTTVTTTTTNNKTKSNKHMSERLERELPNGVENNDGFVPCDIIELDAADLLAKYTHYCQVCGKGFKRDANLRMHMRAHGDKYKSSAALTKPLKNSGDGEDGKGFSSVRLARKYSCPQEGCRWNRNHAKFQPLKSMICVKNHYKRSHCPKMYVCNRCNQKQFSVLSDLRTHEKHCGELKWQCSCGTTFSRKDKLMGHVALFTGHTPAGNSCPKSEKIDHHAMQMQ; encoded by the coding sequence GCCTTCCTATACAGTCTCTCCATCCTTAAGGACAAGGTTCATCAGGTGCAATCACTGGCCGGCGTTATTATATCCCCTAATCATCATCACAGCCAGCCTGAATCAGAAGCCATAGCCATAGCTAGCATGGGAACTCTCATTCAAGAAATAATGGTCACTGCATCATCCATGATGTTCAACTGTCAACAACTTGCGGTCGGCGCTTCACCGGTCACTAATCAAAGCAGCCATGAAATGCATCATCAACGTTGTGCCACTAAGGTTCCTACCGGTAGCGGCACCACCCACGAAGCTCAAACAGCTCAAATCGGAGAAGAAGGCGGAAGATGTTTCTTCACCTCAGAAAATCTTGATTGGTATGCTGATAATTATCATAACAATACTAGTAGCAGTAATAATGGTCATAGCAACCATGGTAATACTACTACTAATAACAATAATCACCACCACCGTAATACCATTAGCACCATCACCACCGCTACAGCCGCCACCACCAccgtcaccaccaccaccaccaataaCAAAACTAAAAGCAACAAACACATGAGTGAGCGCCTAGAGAGGGAATTGCCAAATGGGGTGGAAAACAATGATGGTTTTGTACCATGTGATATCATCGAGCTGGATGCAGCAGATTTATTGGCTAAATATACACATTATTGCCAAGTTTGTGGTAAGGGATTCAAGAGGGATGCAAATCTTAGGATGCATATGAGAGCACATGGAGATAAGTATAAATCCAGTGCAGCTCTAACCAAACCTTTGAAGAACAGTGGTGATGGGGAGGATGGTAAAGGGTTTTCTTCAGTGAGATTGGCTAGGAAATATTCATGTCCACAAGAAGGTTGCAGATGGAACAGAAACCATGCCAAGTTCCAACCACTGAAATCCATGATATGTGTGAAGAATCACTATAAGAGAAGCCATTGTCCCAAGATGTACGTCTGTAACAGATGCAATCAGAAACAGTTTTCGGTTCTATCCGATCTTCGAACTCATGAGAAGCACTGTGGTGAACTCAAATGGCAGTGTTCATGTGGAACCACTTTCTCTAGGAAGGATAAGCTTATGGGCCATGTTGCTTTGTTCACTGGGCACACTCCAGCAGGGAATTCATGTCCAAAATCTGAAAAGATCGATCACCATGCAATGCAAATGCAGTGA
- the LOC122087131 gene encoding protein BTR1-like isoform X1 — protein sequence MESPESSYVSSPEAPPKRSGPPKSPPRDYKERPTYIRFLVSNAAAGSVIGKGGSTITEFQTQSGARIQLSRNHEFFPGTSDRIIVISGTIDEILKAMELILAKLLSEVHSEDGDDVDPRTKVRLIVPNSSCGGIIGKGGATIKSFIEESQAGIKISPQDHNYIGLNDRLVTLTGSLEEQMRAVFLILTKLTEDAHYSQSMSAPFSYAGVNFSGFHGIPYAYVLPSVGTVAYNTINYGTNDAGGKFQNDKDDRGSSVTIGVADEHIGVVVGRGGRNIMEISQVSGARVKISDRGDFMSGTSDRKVTITGSQGAIRMAEAMIMQKVASATER from the exons ATGGAATCGCCCGAGTCGTCTTACGTTTCTTCCCCCGAGGCCCCACCGAAGCGATCTGGACCTCCAAAATCACCCCCTCGAG attacAAAGAGAGGCCTACCTACATTAGATTCCTTGTATCAAATGCAGCTGCTGGTTCTGTCATTGGAAAGGGTGGTTCCACTATTACAGAGTTTCAGACACAATCTGGAGCTCGAATTCAATTATCACGCAATCATGAGTTTTTTCCAGGAACATCTGACAGGATAATCGTGATATCTGGAACAATCGATGAAATTCTCAAGGCAATGGAACTAATTCTTGCCAAGTTGCTGAGCGAG GTTCATTCTGAAGATGGTGATGATGTCGATCCTAGAACGAAAGTGAGGCTTATAGTTCCCAATAGCTCTTGTGGTGGCATAATCGGGAAGGGTGGAGCTACCATAAA GTCATTTATTGAAGAATCCCAGGCTGGTATCAAGATATCTCCTCAGGATCATAATTATATTGGATTGAATGATAGGCTAGTGACATTGACTGGGTCTCTGGAGGAACAGATGCGGGCAGTCTTTCTGATTTTGACAAAGCTAACTGAAGATGCTCATTACTCACAGTCAATGAGTGCTCCATTTTCATATGCCG GTGTCAACTTCTCCGGTTTTCATGGCATTCCATATGCTTATGTGCTTCCTTCTGTTGGAACAGTAGCATACAATACTATAAACTATGGAACAAATGACGCCGGCGGGAAATTTcaaaatgataag GATGATCGAGGCAGTTCTGTGACAATTGGTGTTGCAGATGAGCATATTGGAGTTGTTGTTGGTCGTGGTGGAAGGAATATAATGGAGATTAGTCAG GTTAGTGGGGCCAGAGTCAAAATATCAGATCGAGGGGATTTCATGTCTGGCACATCAGACAG GAAAGTGACAATCACAGGGTCTCAAGGTGCAATCCGTATGGCTGAAGCTATGATCATGCAGAAGGTTGCTTCTGCCACGGAGAGGTGA
- the LOC122087131 gene encoding protein BTR1-like isoform X2, which yields MESPESSYVSSPEAPPKRSGPPKSPPRDYKERPTYIRFLVSNAAAGSVIGKGGSTITEFQTQSGARIQLSRNHEFFPGTSDRIIVISGTIDEILKAMELILAKLLSEVHSEDGDDVDPRTKVRLIVPNSSCGGIIGKGGATIKSFIEESQAGIKISPQDHNYIGLNDRLVTLTGSLEEQMRAVFLILTKLTEDAHYSQSMSAPFSYAVAYNTINYGTNDAGGKFQNDKDDRGSSVTIGVADEHIGVVVGRGGRNIMEISQVSGARVKISDRGDFMSGTSDRKVTITGSQGAIRMAEAMIMQKVASATER from the exons ATGGAATCGCCCGAGTCGTCTTACGTTTCTTCCCCCGAGGCCCCACCGAAGCGATCTGGACCTCCAAAATCACCCCCTCGAG attacAAAGAGAGGCCTACCTACATTAGATTCCTTGTATCAAATGCAGCTGCTGGTTCTGTCATTGGAAAGGGTGGTTCCACTATTACAGAGTTTCAGACACAATCTGGAGCTCGAATTCAATTATCACGCAATCATGAGTTTTTTCCAGGAACATCTGACAGGATAATCGTGATATCTGGAACAATCGATGAAATTCTCAAGGCAATGGAACTAATTCTTGCCAAGTTGCTGAGCGAG GTTCATTCTGAAGATGGTGATGATGTCGATCCTAGAACGAAAGTGAGGCTTATAGTTCCCAATAGCTCTTGTGGTGGCATAATCGGGAAGGGTGGAGCTACCATAAA GTCATTTATTGAAGAATCCCAGGCTGGTATCAAGATATCTCCTCAGGATCATAATTATATTGGATTGAATGATAGGCTAGTGACATTGACTGGGTCTCTGGAGGAACAGATGCGGGCAGTCTTTCTGATTTTGACAAAGCTAACTGAAGATGCTCATTACTCACAGTCAATGAGTGCTCCATTTTCATATGCCG TAGCATACAATACTATAAACTATGGAACAAATGACGCCGGCGGGAAATTTcaaaatgataag GATGATCGAGGCAGTTCTGTGACAATTGGTGTTGCAGATGAGCATATTGGAGTTGTTGTTGGTCGTGGTGGAAGGAATATAATGGAGATTAGTCAG GTTAGTGGGGCCAGAGTCAAAATATCAGATCGAGGGGATTTCATGTCTGGCACATCAGACAG GAAAGTGACAATCACAGGGTCTCAAGGTGCAATCCGTATGGCTGAAGCTATGATCATGCAGAAGGTTGCTTCTGCCACGGAGAGGTGA